One Cellulomonas sp. WB94 genomic window, CGACACCCATGTCCTTGACGTGGACGGCGTTCTGCACGGCGAGGACGAGCGGCTGCATCGTGAACCCGAGCCCGAGCCCGAAGACCAGCGAGTCGGCGAAGATGACGAGCAGCGGGGTGTCGACCGAGAGCCGCGAGAACAGCAGCGCGCCGATGCCCATGAGCACCGTGCCGATCACCGGGAAGATCTTGTAGCGCCCTGTCCGTGCGGTGAGCTGACCGGTCAGGATCGATCCGGACATGATCCCGACGGTGAACGGGATGAGCGTGAGCCCGGCGGCGGTCGGGGTCATGCCCTTGACGATCTGGAGGTACAGCGGCAGGGTCGCGAGCCCACCGAACATCCCGAGACCGATGACGACGTTCGCGCCCGAGCTCACTGCGAACGTGCGGTTACGGAACAGGTGCAGCGGCAGGAGCGCGTCGTCGCGTGCGACGACCTCGGCGAGCAGGAACAGCCCGATCCCGACGAGCCCGATCGCGTAGCAGAGCAGCGCACGGCCCGAACCCCAGCCCCACTCGCGGCCCTGCTCCGCGATGAGCAGCAGCGGCACGAGGCCGACGACCAGCGCGAGGGCGCCCGGCCAGTCGATGCGGTGGTCGACGCGGGTGATGGGCGGCAGGTGGAGCACCCGCCAGATCACGAGCAGCCCGATGAGCCCGATCGGCACGTTGATGAGGAAGACCCAGCGCCAGCCGGTGATGCCGAAGATGGAGTCGGCGCCCGCGAAGAACCCGCCCACGACCGGGCCGAGGACGGACGACGTGCCGAACACCGCGAGGAACATGCCCTGGTACCGGGCGCGCTCGCGGGGCGGCACGAGGTCGCCGAGGATCGTGAACGCGAGGGACATGAGCCCGCCCGCGCCGAGCCCCTGGATCCCGCGGAACGCGGCCAGCTGGTACATCGAGCTCGCCGTGCCGGAGAGCACCGAACCGAAGACGAACAGGGCGATCGCGCCGAGGTAGAACGGCTTGCGCCCGTAGATGTCGGAGAGCTTGCCGTACAGCGGCGTCGCGATCGTCGACGTCATCAGGTAGGCCGTCGTGACCCACGCCTGGAGCGAGAGACCGTTGAGGTCGTCGCCGATGGTGCGGATCGACGTGGCCACGATGGTCTGGTCGAGGGCGCCGAGGAACATCCCGATCATGAGCCCGCCGAGGATCGTGAGGATCTGGCGGTGCGTGGGCGCGACGCTCGGGCGCGCGGGAACGGGGGCTGCGGCGTCGACCGGGGGGATCGGCGAGCGGGAGGTCTGGGACACGGGTACCTCTCGGGGGTGTGCGGTCACGGACGGCGTCGAGGCCGGGGTGGAGCCCTCGGGCTCCGGCGAGCGTGGCGGGCGCATGACGCGCCCCTTCCCAGTGAAGGTCCACAACCTCGTGTGCCGCGACACTATTCCGAGCCTCCGACACGGCCCGGTCGCCGATCTGGGCACCCGTGCGGTCCTCGATCGGGTCCGCTCGGCCCCCCGAACGCGTGATGATGGTGCCCGTGAGTGCAGCCACCGCAAGTCGCCGAGCCGTCGTCGTCCTCGCGCTGGCAGCCGTCGCCGCGCTCGTCGGCGCCGGCGCCGCGCAGGCCCACAACACGCTCGTCTCGACCGATCCCGTCGACGGTTCGACCGTCGCGGTGGCGCCCCCGCGCGTGACGCTGACGTTCAACGAGCCCGCGCGGTCGCTGGGCACCGAGGTCGTCGTGACGGCGCCCGACGGGACGACTGTCAGCACCGGTGACCCGGTCGTGGACGGTGCCGCCGTGAGCCAGGACCTGTCGGGCGCGCTGCCCGCGGGGGCCTACACCGTGACGTGGCGGGTCACCTCGGCCGACGGGCACCCGCTCGAGGGTGTCCTCTCGTTCACGGCAACCGGGGCCACGACCGTCGGCGGCGCCGCTGCCGTGACGCCCACGCCGAGCCCCACACCCACGTCCACACCCACGCCGACCCCGTCGACCACGGCACCGGCCGCCACCGCCTCGATCGCGCCGGTGGCGCCGGCGGGCGGGGCCGAGATCGGGCCCCTCGTCACCGACCAGGACGCCGACGACGACGGGACCCTCAGTGGCGTCGTCGTCGCGGCCGTCGCTGCTGTCGTCCTCGTCCTCGTCGTCGCCGGAACGGTTCTCGTCCGCCACCGTCGTGCGCGCGCGCTGCGTTCGCGCTCCGCCCGGTCGTGACCCCGTGACGGCCCGCTCGCCTGCCCCTGCCGCGCCCGTGCCGGCGATCGCTTCGACGCCGCCCGACCACCGCGGCGCCACGCCCGCCGTGCGTGTCGCGGTGCTGGCCGCCGCCGGCCTCACGGCCGCGCTCATCGGGGTCTGGTTCTCCGGCGCAGCGCTCCCGACCGTGCTGCGCGACCCGGGTGCGCTCGTCCGGTGGGGTCTGCCCGTCGCCACGATCCTGAGCGAGCTCGCCGGGGCGCTGACCCTCGGCGCCCTGGTCCTCGCGGTCGGGATCCTGCCGCGTCGCGCGCCCGCCCGTCACCCGGGCGATCCCGCCGACCGGTCCGCGACCCCACCGCCTGGGCTCGGCGACGCCTACCCGCGTGCGCTGCTCGTCGCGGGGGTCGCGGCCGCGGCCTGGACGGTGCTGAGCCTCGCGACGCTCGTCCTGACGTACGCGAACGTCGCCGGGCTGCCGCTCGACGCACCGACGTTCGGCCAGGAGATCGGCGACTACGTGTCGAGCTTCGACCTCGGCCGCGCCCAGCTCGAGGTCGTCGTCCTCGCGGCGGTCGTCGCGGCGCTCGCGCTCGTCGTCGCGACCCCGACCGGCGCGGCATGGGCCACGGTTCTCGTCGTCGTCGCGCTGTGGCAGCAGGGGCAGACGGGTCACGCGGCGGGGACCGCGAGCCACGAGGTCGCGACGTCGGCCATGTTCCTGCACCTCGTCGGCGCTGCCGTGTGGGTCGGGGCCCTCGGGGTGCTCGCCGTCCTGGCCCGATGGCTGGGTCGCGACGTCGGGCCGGCGGCCGCGCGGTACTCCGTGGTCGCCGGCTGGTGCCTCGCGGCGGTCGGGGTGTCCGGGCTCGTCAACGCCGTCATCCGGCTGGGCGGGTTCGACGGGCTCGCGACGCGGTACGGCGTCCTCGTGCTGGTCAAAGCCCTGCTGCTCGTCGTGCTCGGCGCGCTGGGCCTGGCGCACCGGCGCGCCGCGATCCCGCGCCTGACCGCCGCGGAAGGTGCGGGCTGGCTGTTCTGGCGCCTCGTGCTCGTCGAGCTCGCGGTCATGGGTGCCGTCTCGGGCGTCGCGGTCGCGCTCGCGTCGTCGGCCCCGCCGGTGCCGCAGACGGCCGTCGTCGCGCGCACGCCCGCCGTCATCGTCACGGGCCACCCCCTGCCGCCCGAGCCGACCACGCTGCGCTGGCTCACGCTGTGGCGCTGGGACGTCGTGCTCGTGGCGCTCGCGGTCGCGGGCCTCGTCGTCTACGTGCGGTGGGCGTGGCGGCTGCACCGTCGCGGCGACGCCTGGCCGGTGTCACGGACGATCTCCTGGGTCGTCGGGATGGTGCTGTTCTTCTGGACGACGAACGGCGGACCGGCGGTCTACGGGCACGTGCTGTTCAGTGCCCACATGCTCGAGCACATGGTCCTCGCGACCGTCATCCCCATCTTCCTGGCGCTCGCCGCCCCGGTCACGCTCGCGCTGCGCGCCCTGCCCGTGCGCCAGACGGTCGTCCGCGGCGACGCCTCGCGCGGTCCTCGCGAGTGGATCCTCGTGCTGGTGCACAGCCGGTGGGGGCAGCTCTTCGCACACCCGCTGGTCGCCGCCGCCAACTTCGCCGGCTCGATGATCGCCTTCTACTACACGGGCATCTTCGAGTGGACGCTGCGCAGCCCCGTCGGGCACCTCGCGATGGCCGTCCACTTCTCGCTCGTCGGCTACCTCTTCGTCAACGCGCTCATCGGCGTCGACCCCGGCCCGACGCGGCCTGCGTACCCGCAGCGGCTGCTCCTGCTGTTCGCAACGATGGGGTTCCATGCGTTCTTCGGGGTGACCCTCATGTCCGGGGACGCGCTGCTCGCGGCCGACTGGTTCGGTCTGCTCGGACGGCCGTGGGGGCCGACGGCGCTCGCGGACCAGCAGACCGGCGGTGGCATCGCGTGGGGGATCGGCGAGCTGCCGACCCTCGCGCTGGCCGTCGCGGTCGCGGTGTCCTGGTCGCGCGCCGACGACCGGACCGCTCGCCGACGCGACCGCCAGGTCGACCGCGAGGGTGACGTCGAGCTCGACGAGTACAACGCGATGCTCGCGCGGATGGCTCGCCATGACGACGAATGACGCACTCCCGACACCCTGAGCACACAGGGCCGTGGTAGGACGTAGCTCGTGACCGCCACGACACCTGAGCCGACCGCAGCTCCTCCAGCAGCGCCGACCCCCGAGCCGAACGCAGCGCCGCGGCCCTTCCACGACCTTGACGAGTACGTCGCGCTGCCCAGACTGTCGGGGCTCACGCTCTCGAAGGACGGCCGCCGGCTCGTCACGGCCGTCTCGACCCTCGACGCGAAGCGCACCGCGTACGTCACGGCGCTGTGGGAGGTCGACCCGTCGGGCGAACGGCCTGCACGACGCGTGACCCGCAGCGCGAAGGGCGAGTCCAGCGCGGCGTTCACGCCGTCGGGCGACCTGCTGTTCACGTCGGCGCGTCCCGACCCCGAGCCGCGCGACGGCGCCACCGAGGAGCCCGTACCGGCCCTCTGGCTGCTGCCCGCGGACGGCGCCGAGGCGCGCGTCGTCGCGGACCGTGCGGCGGGGTTCGCAAGCGTCCATGTCGCCAACGACGCCGGCGTGGTGCTGCTCGGCTCGGACGTCCTGCCGCGCGCCCTCGACGACGCGGACGACGACAGGCTGCGCAAGGCCCGCAAGGACAAGAAGGTCGGCGCGATCCTGCACACCGGGTACCCCGTGCGGTATTGGGACCACGACCTGGGCCCGGCCGAGCCGCACCTGTTCGCGGCCACGGTCCGCGCCGACCTCACCGCGACGCGCGCGGGCGACCCGGACCCGCGGCTCGAGCTCCGGGACGTCACTCCCCTCGTCGGGCAGGCCCTCACGGAGCAGGCCGCAGCGCTCTCGCCCGACGGCCGCACGGTCGTCTCAGGTTGGTCGGTCCCGCTCGCGCGCGGGGAGCTGCGCAGCCGGCTCGTGGCGATCGACGTCGCGACCAGCGAGCGCCGCGTCCTCGTCGACGACCCGGATGCCGAGCTCGGGTCTCCGGTCGTGTCGCCGGACGGCCGCTGGGTCGCATACAGCCGCGAGACCCTCGCGGCGCCGGACAGTGCACCGCGCGTCGAGCTGTGGGTCGTGGGTCTCGACGGCTCGGGCACTCGGCAGCTCGCCGCCGGCTGGGACCGGTGGCCCCACGGTGCGATCTGGGCCCCGGACTCGGCCTCGCTCCTGGTGCTCGCGGACGACGACGGCCGCGGCCCGGTGTTCCGGGTCGACCTGCGGGAGGGGTCGGTCACGCGCCTGACCTGCGACGACGCGGTCTTCAGCGACCTTCAGGTCAGCCCGGACGGGTCCGCGCTGTACGCCTTGCGCGCGTCGTACCTCGCGCCCGCGCACCCGGTGCGGATCGACCTCGCCGTCGCCACGTCGTCAGGTGCGCCCGTCGCAGCAACCCCGCTGCCGGCCCCCGCCCCCTTGCCCGTGCTTCCCGGCCGCCTCACCGAGATCGAGACCACCGCCGACGACGGCTCCCGCGTGCGCGCCTGGCTCGCACTGCCCGACGACGCGTCGCCGACCACCCCCGCCCCACTCCTGCTCTGGATCCACGGCGGCCCGCTCGGGTCGTGGAACGCGTGGTCGTGGCGGTGGAACCCGTGGCTGCTCGTCGCCCAGGGGTATGCGGTGCTGCTCCCCGACCCGGCCCTGTCGACCGGGTACGGGCAGGAGTTCGTCCAGCGCGGCTGGGGGTCGTGGGGCGGCGCGCCGTTCACCGACCTCATGGCCGCGACCGACGCGGCGGTCGCGCGCCCGGACATCGACGCGACCCGGACGGCCGCGATGGGCGGCTCGTTCGGCGGGTACATGGCGAACTGGGTCGCGGGGCACACCGACCGGTTCCGCGCGATCGTCACGCACGCGAGCCTGTGGGCGCTCGACCAGTTCGGCCCGACGACCGACGCGTCGTACTACTGGCAGCGCGAGATGACCGCCGAGATGGCCGACGACAACTCGCCGCACCTCCACGTCGGCAAGATCGTCACGCCGATGCTCGTCGTGCACGGCGACAAGGACTACCGCGTGC contains:
- a CDS encoding MDR family MFS transporter — its product is MSQTSRSPIPPVDAAAPVPARPSVAPTHRQILTILGGLMIGMFLGALDQTIVATSIRTIGDDLNGLSLQAWVTTAYLMTSTIATPLYGKLSDIYGRKPFYLGAIALFVFGSVLSGTASSMYQLAAFRGIQGLGAGGLMSLAFTILGDLVPPRERARYQGMFLAVFGTSSVLGPVVGGFFAGADSIFGITGWRWVFLINVPIGLIGLLVIWRVLHLPPITRVDHRIDWPGALALVVGLVPLLLIAEQGREWGWGSGRALLCYAIGLVGIGLFLLAEVVARDDALLPLHLFRNRTFAVSSGANVVIGLGMFGGLATLPLYLQIVKGMTPTAAGLTLIPFTVGIMSGSILTGQLTARTGRYKIFPVIGTVLMGIGALLFSRLSVDTPLLVIFADSLVFGLGLGFTMQPLVLAVQNAVHVKDMGVATASALFFRQVGGTLGTAVFLSILFSTVGGNIASAFARLAPTAGFQAALADPAVRADPANAPVLAMIGGHGGVGTVPSINDSSFINALDPRLARPFLDGFAQSIDLVLLIAAAIMVLGFVLTVLLPELPLRNVSGIQGRIDNEAEAAAKAV
- a CDS encoding copper resistance CopC family protein is translated as MSAATASRRAVVVLALAAVAALVGAGAAQAHNTLVSTDPVDGSTVAVAPPRVTLTFNEPARSLGTEVVVTAPDGTTVSTGDPVVDGAAVSQDLSGALPAGAYTVTWRVTSADGHPLEGVLSFTATGATTVGGAAAVTPTPSPTPTSTPTPTPSTTAPAATASIAPVAPAGGAEIGPLVTDQDADDDGTLSGVVVAAVAAVVLVLVVAGTVLVRHRRARALRSRSARS
- a CDS encoding cytochrome c oxidase assembly protein, which gives rise to MPAIASTPPDHRGATPAVRVAVLAAAGLTAALIGVWFSGAALPTVLRDPGALVRWGLPVATILSELAGALTLGALVLAVGILPRRAPARHPGDPADRSATPPPGLGDAYPRALLVAGVAAAAWTVLSLATLVLTYANVAGLPLDAPTFGQEIGDYVSSFDLGRAQLEVVVLAAVVAALALVVATPTGAAWATVLVVVALWQQGQTGHAAGTASHEVATSAMFLHLVGAAVWVGALGVLAVLARWLGRDVGPAAARYSVVAGWCLAAVGVSGLVNAVIRLGGFDGLATRYGVLVLVKALLLVVLGALGLAHRRAAIPRLTAAEGAGWLFWRLVLVELAVMGAVSGVAVALASSAPPVPQTAVVARTPAVIVTGHPLPPEPTTLRWLTLWRWDVVLVALAVAGLVVYVRWAWRLHRRGDAWPVSRTISWVVGMVLFFWTTNGGPAVYGHVLFSAHMLEHMVLATVIPIFLALAAPVTLALRALPVRQTVVRGDASRGPREWILVLVHSRWGQLFAHPLVAAANFAGSMIAFYYTGIFEWTLRSPVGHLAMAVHFSLVGYLFVNALIGVDPGPTRPAYPQRLLLLFATMGFHAFFGVTLMSGDALLAADWFGLLGRPWGPTALADQQTGGGIAWGIGELPTLALAVAVAVSWSRADDRTARRRDRQVDREGDVELDEYNAMLARMARHDDE
- a CDS encoding alpha/beta fold hydrolase; amino-acid sequence: MPRLSGLTLSKDGRRLVTAVSTLDAKRTAYVTALWEVDPSGERPARRVTRSAKGESSAAFTPSGDLLFTSARPDPEPRDGATEEPVPALWLLPADGAEARVVADRAAGFASVHVANDAGVVLLGSDVLPRALDDADDDRLRKARKDKKVGAILHTGYPVRYWDHDLGPAEPHLFAATVRADLTATRAGDPDPRLELRDVTPLVGQALTEQAAALSPDGRTVVSGWSVPLARGELRSRLVAIDVATSERRVLVDDPDAELGSPVVSPDGRWVAYSRETLAAPDSAPRVELWVVGLDGSGTRQLAAGWDRWPHGAIWAPDSASLLVLADDDGRGPVFRVDLREGSVTRLTCDDAVFSDLQVSPDGSALYALRASYLAPAHPVRIDLAVATSSGAPVAATPLPAPAPLPVLPGRLTEIETTADDGSRVRAWLALPDDASPTTPAPLLLWIHGGPLGSWNAWSWRWNPWLLVAQGYAVLLPDPALSTGYGQEFVQRGWGSWGGAPFTDLMAATDAAVARPDIDATRTAAMGGSFGGYMANWVAGHTDRFRAIVTHASLWALDQFGPTTDASYYWQREMTAEMADDNSPHLHVGKIVTPMLVVHGDKDYRVPIGEGLRLWYDLVSRSGLAADDDGVTPHRFLYFPDENHWVLSPQHAIIWYQVVEAFLAQHVLGDEAPGLPELLG